One segment of Meriones unguiculatus strain TT.TT164.6M chromosome 3, Bangor_MerUng_6.1, whole genome shotgun sequence DNA contains the following:
- the Rcc1 gene encoding regulator of chromosome condensation isoform X1: MPPKRIAKRRSPPEDALPKSKKVKGPRNRGPATRSCQVSHRSHNTEPGLVLTLGQGDVGQLGLGESVLERKRPTLVPLLQDVVQAEAGGMHTVCLSQSGQVYSFGCNDEGALGRDTSVEGSEMVPGKVDLQEKVIQVSAGDSHTAALTEDGRVFLWGSFRDNNGVIGLLEPMKKSMVPVQVQLDMPVVKVASGNDHLVMLTVDGDLYTLGCGEQGQLGRVPELFANRGGRRGLERLLVPKCVLLKSRGSRGRVRFQDAFCGAYFTFAISREGHVYGFGLSNYHQLGTPGTASCFVPQNLTSFKNSTKSWVGFSGGQHHTICMDSEGKAYSLGRAEYGRLGLGEGAEEKSIPTLISRLPVISSVACGASVGYAVSKDGRVFAWGMGTNYQLGTGQDEDAWSPVEMTGKQLENRVVLTVSSGGQHTVLLVKDKEQS, from the exons ATGCCACCCAAGCGCATAGCTAAGAGAAGGTCACCCCCAGAAGATGCTCTCCCCAAAAGCAAGAAGGTGAAAG GCCCTCGTAACCGCGGTCCTGCCACCCGCTCCTGCCAAG TCTCACACAGGTCCCACAACACAGAACCAGGCTTGGTGTTGACACTGGGCCAGGGCGACGTGGGCCAGCTGGGGCTGGGTGAGAGTGTGCTGGAGAGGAAGAGGCCGACCTTGGTACCCCTTCTACAAGATGTTGTGCAGGCTGAGGCGGGGGGCATGCACACTGTGTGCCTGAGCCAAAGTGGCCAG GTCTACTCCTTCGGCTGCAATGATGAGGGTGCCCTGGGAAGGGACACATCAGTCGAGGGCTCAGAAATGGTCCCTGGGAAAGTGGATCTGCAAGAGAAGGTGATACAAGTGTCCGCAGGAGACAGTCACACAGCAGCCCTCACTGAAGATGGTCGTGTCTTCCTGTGGGGCTCTTTTCGG GACAATAATGGTGTGATTGGGTTGTTGGAGCCAATGAAGAAGAGCATGGTGCCTGTTCAAGTGCAGCTGGACATGCCTGTAGTCAAGGTGGCCTCAG GGAACGACCACTTGGTGATGCTGACGGTTGATGGAGACCTCTATACCTTGGGTTGTGGAGAGCAGGGTCAGCTGGGCCGTGTCCCGGAGTTATTTGCCAATCGAGGTGGCCGTCGGGGCCTTG AGCGACTCCTGGTCCCCAAATGTGTGCTGCTGAAATCCAGGGGAAGCCGGGGCCGCGTGCGTTTCCAGGATGCCTTCTGTGGCGCCTATTTCACTTTCGCCATCTCTCGTGAGGGCCATGTGTATGGCTTTGGCCTCTCCAACTATCACCAGCTCG GAACTCCAGGCACTGCATCTTGCTTCGTTCCTCAGAACTTGACATCCTTCAAGAATTCCACCAAGTCCTGGGTGGGCTTCTCTGGGGGCCAGCACCATACAATCTGCATGGATTCAGAAG GAAAAGCATACAGCCTGGGCCGGGCTGAGTATGGGCGGCTGGGCCTTGGGGAGGGAGCTGAGGAGAAGAGCATACCCACCCTCATTTCCAGGCTACCCGTCATCTCCTCAGTGGCCTGTGGGGCCTCTGTGGGGTATGCCGTGTCCAAGGATG GTCGTGTTTTTGCCTGGGGCATGGGCACCAACTACCAGCTGGGCACTGGGCAGGATGAAGATGCCTGGAGCCCTGTGGAAATGACTGGCAAACAGTTAGAGAACCGTGTAGTCTTGACTGTGTCCAGCGGGGGCCAGCACACTGTCTTACTGGTTAAGGACAAGGAACAGAGCTGA
- the Rcc1 gene encoding regulator of chromosome condensation isoform X2, giving the protein MPPKRIAKRRSPPEDALPKSKKVKVSHRSHNTEPGLVLTLGQGDVGQLGLGESVLERKRPTLVPLLQDVVQAEAGGMHTVCLSQSGQVYSFGCNDEGALGRDTSVEGSEMVPGKVDLQEKVIQVSAGDSHTAALTEDGRVFLWGSFRDNNGVIGLLEPMKKSMVPVQVQLDMPVVKVASGNDHLVMLTVDGDLYTLGCGEQGQLGRVPELFANRGGRRGLERLLVPKCVLLKSRGSRGRVRFQDAFCGAYFTFAISREGHVYGFGLSNYHQLGTPGTASCFVPQNLTSFKNSTKSWVGFSGGQHHTICMDSEGKAYSLGRAEYGRLGLGEGAEEKSIPTLISRLPVISSVACGASVGYAVSKDGRVFAWGMGTNYQLGTGQDEDAWSPVEMTGKQLENRVVLTVSSGGQHTVLLVKDKEQS; this is encoded by the exons ATGCCACCCAAGCGCATAGCTAAGAGAAGGTCACCCCCAGAAGATGCTCTCCCCAAAAGCAAGAAGGTGAAAG TCTCACACAGGTCCCACAACACAGAACCAGGCTTGGTGTTGACACTGGGCCAGGGCGACGTGGGCCAGCTGGGGCTGGGTGAGAGTGTGCTGGAGAGGAAGAGGCCGACCTTGGTACCCCTTCTACAAGATGTTGTGCAGGCTGAGGCGGGGGGCATGCACACTGTGTGCCTGAGCCAAAGTGGCCAG GTCTACTCCTTCGGCTGCAATGATGAGGGTGCCCTGGGAAGGGACACATCAGTCGAGGGCTCAGAAATGGTCCCTGGGAAAGTGGATCTGCAAGAGAAGGTGATACAAGTGTCCGCAGGAGACAGTCACACAGCAGCCCTCACTGAAGATGGTCGTGTCTTCCTGTGGGGCTCTTTTCGG GACAATAATGGTGTGATTGGGTTGTTGGAGCCAATGAAGAAGAGCATGGTGCCTGTTCAAGTGCAGCTGGACATGCCTGTAGTCAAGGTGGCCTCAG GGAACGACCACTTGGTGATGCTGACGGTTGATGGAGACCTCTATACCTTGGGTTGTGGAGAGCAGGGTCAGCTGGGCCGTGTCCCGGAGTTATTTGCCAATCGAGGTGGCCGTCGGGGCCTTG AGCGACTCCTGGTCCCCAAATGTGTGCTGCTGAAATCCAGGGGAAGCCGGGGCCGCGTGCGTTTCCAGGATGCCTTCTGTGGCGCCTATTTCACTTTCGCCATCTCTCGTGAGGGCCATGTGTATGGCTTTGGCCTCTCCAACTATCACCAGCTCG GAACTCCAGGCACTGCATCTTGCTTCGTTCCTCAGAACTTGACATCCTTCAAGAATTCCACCAAGTCCTGGGTGGGCTTCTCTGGGGGCCAGCACCATACAATCTGCATGGATTCAGAAG GAAAAGCATACAGCCTGGGCCGGGCTGAGTATGGGCGGCTGGGCCTTGGGGAGGGAGCTGAGGAGAAGAGCATACCCACCCTCATTTCCAGGCTACCCGTCATCTCCTCAGTGGCCTGTGGGGCCTCTGTGGGGTATGCCGTGTCCAAGGATG GTCGTGTTTTTGCCTGGGGCATGGGCACCAACTACCAGCTGGGCACTGGGCAGGATGAAGATGCCTGGAGCCCTGTGGAAATGACTGGCAAACAGTTAGAGAACCGTGTAGTCTTGACTGTGTCCAGCGGGGGCCAGCACACTGTCTTACTGGTTAAGGACAAGGAACAGAGCTGA